A single region of the Bacteroidota bacterium genome encodes:
- the xylA gene encoding xylose isomerase yields the protein MSNKYFPKIKQSIPYEGKDSKNPFAFKFYNKDQRVGSKTMGEHLRFSVAYWHTMMGNGSDMFGGPSFERAWRKSNNPMDRAKETLEAAFEFFQKLGVDYYCFHDRDIAPEGENFSQSIKNLDEIVGLAKTFQKETGVKLLWGTANLFGSPIYSQGAGTSPNAHVMAHAAAQVKNAIDATKELGGENYVFWGGREGYETLLNTDLKKEQEQMAKFLHMAVDYKKKIGFKGQFLIEPKPAEPMKHQYDSNAATTLYFLKEYGLLDHFKLNIEANHATLAGHTFEHELAVASAAGKLGSVDANRGDLLLGWDTDQFPTDLYSTTFAMMVILGQNGLGKGGLNFDAKVRRSSNDPLDLFHAHIGGMDTFARGLVVAHSIIEDKALSKFVAERYASFNSGIGAKIMAGKAGFEDLEKWIIKEGKPQLDSGRQEMLENIVNSYILR from the coding sequence ATGAGCAATAAATATTTTCCGAAGATCAAGCAATCAATTCCTTACGAAGGCAAAGATTCCAAGAATCCTTTTGCATTCAAATTCTATAATAAAGACCAGCGCGTCGGTTCGAAAACCATGGGAGAGCATCTCCGGTTCTCGGTTGCTTATTGGCATACGATGATGGGGAACGGGAGCGATATGTTCGGAGGACCAAGCTTCGAACGTGCGTGGCGGAAATCGAACAATCCGATGGACCGCGCCAAGGAGACGCTGGAAGCGGCATTTGAGTTCTTTCAGAAATTAGGCGTCGATTATTATTGTTTCCATGACAGAGACATCGCTCCCGAAGGAGAGAACTTTTCCCAGTCGATAAAGAATCTCGACGAGATCGTCGGGCTGGCAAAGACCTTTCAGAAGGAGACGGGTGTCAAGCTTCTCTGGGGGACGGCGAACCTGTTCGGGAGTCCGATCTACTCGCAAGGTGCCGGAACAAGCCCGAATGCCCACGTGATGGCTCATGCAGCCGCCCAGGTGAAGAACGCCATCGATGCGACAAAGGAGCTTGGCGGTGAGAACTACGTCTTTTGGGGAGGCCGCGAGGGGTACGAAACGTTATTGAACACCGACTTGAAGAAAGAACAGGAACAGATGGCCAAGTTCCTTCACATGGCCGTTGACTACAAGAAGAAGATCGGGTTCAAGGGACAGTTCCTTATCGAGCCGAAGCCGGCGGAACCGATGAAGCATCAGTACGATTCCAACGCCGCAACGACGCTCTATTTCCTGAAAGAGTACGGCCTTCTCGATCATTTCAAACTGAACATCGAAGCGAACCACGCGACGCTCGCGGGGCATACCTTCGAGCACGAACTGGCCGTTGCTTCGGCGGCGGGCAAGCTGGGGAGCGTTGACGCGAACCGCGGCGACCTGCTGCTCGGCTGGGACACCGATCAATTTCCGACGGACCTTTATTCCACCACCTTTGCGATGATGGTGATACTCGGCCAGAACGGTTTGGGCAAAGGGGGCTTGAATTTCGACGCCAAGGTGCGGCGCAGCTCGAACGACCCGCTTGACCTTTTCCATGCGCATATCGGCGGCATGGACACGTTCGCGCGCGGCCTTGTCGTTGCCCACTCGATCATCGAGGATAAGGCTCTTTCGAAATTCGTTGCCGAGCGGTATGCAAGCTTCAACTCCGGCATCGGCGCGAAGATCATGGCGGGGAAAGCGGGTTTCGAAGATCTGGAAAAGTGGATCATCAAGGAGGGCAAGCCGCAGCTCGATAGCGGCCGGCAGGAGATGCTGGAAAATATTGTTAATTCGTATATCCTTCGTTAA
- a CDS encoding FGGY family carbohydrate kinase yields the protein MPKILLGYDVGSSSVKASFINADTGELVASGFSPETEMKIDSPQPGWAEQDPDAWWRHCVAATKKILSKVNAASIEVAAIGVSYQMHGLVMLGKKNEVLYPSIIWCDSRAVDIGNKAFDSMGGDFCLRHYLNSPGNFTASKLKWVKENKPEVYAKIAKVMLPGDYIAFRLTGEISTTISGLSEGILWDFEKKETAGDLLKFYGIDRGLIANIVPTFGMQGTLQPSAAAELGLKAGVPITYRAGDQPNNALSLHVLKPGEIAATAGTSGVIYGVAEKNIFDTASRVNTFAHVNYTKETPFTGVLLCINGTGIQYSWLRQNVLDNKLSYDEMNTLASGIAVGSDGLFCFPYGNGAERSLGNKDVLAQFSGINFNIHQRGHLIRAAQEGIVFSFRYGLDIMKSIGMEFGVIKAGDSNLFQSRVFKEAFVNTCNVDLEICNTDGSQGAARGAGIGVKYYSSADEAFRGLKVIEKLGPTGELATEYDAVYKGWSRRLSALLER from the coding sequence ATGCCAAAGATCCTTCTGGGATATGACGTCGGAAGTTCATCTGTAAAAGCTTCATTCATCAACGCCGATACGGGGGAGCTCGTCGCCTCGGGGTTTTCTCCCGAGACAGAAATGAAAATCGATTCGCCGCAGCCGGGTTGGGCAGAGCAGGACCCGGACGCATGGTGGCGTCATTGTGTCGCCGCAACCAAGAAGATCTTGTCAAAGGTCAACGCGGCATCGATCGAGGTGGCCGCTATCGGCGTCTCGTACCAAATGCACGGGCTTGTGATGCTCGGAAAGAAGAATGAGGTTCTGTATCCTTCTATCATCTGGTGCGACAGCAGGGCGGTCGACATCGGCAACAAGGCGTTCGACTCGATGGGGGGCGATTTCTGCCTCCGGCATTACCTGAACTCTCCGGGAAATTTTACGGCGTCGAAGCTGAAGTGGGTGAAGGAGAACAAGCCGGAGGTCTACGCAAAGATCGCGAAGGTGATGCTCCCCGGCGATTATATCGCCTTCAGGCTGACCGGCGAGATCAGCACGACCATCTCCGGTTTGAGCGAAGGGATCTTGTGGGACTTTGAAAAAAAAGAAACGGCCGGCGACCTGCTGAAATTTTACGGCATCGATCGCGGCCTGATCGCAAACATCGTTCCGACGTTCGGGATGCAGGGAACATTGCAACCGTCAGCGGCGGCCGAGCTCGGACTGAAAGCCGGTGTCCCGATCACCTACCGCGCAGGGGACCAGCCGAACAATGCGCTGTCGCTCCATGTGTTGAAGCCGGGAGAAATCGCGGCGACGGCCGGGACATCGGGAGTGATCTATGGAGTTGCGGAGAAGAACATTTTCGACACTGCAAGCCGCGTCAACACGTTCGCCCACGTCAATTACACAAAGGAGACTCCGTTTACCGGAGTGCTGTTGTGCATCAACGGGACAGGCATTCAATACAGCTGGCTCAGGCAAAACGTTCTCGACAACAAGCTTTCGTATGACGAGATGAACACCCTCGCATCCGGCATCGCCGTCGGGTCGGACGGCCTTTTCTGTTTTCCGTACGGCAACGGGGCGGAACGAAGTCTGGGGAATAAGGATGTGCTTGCACAGTTCTCCGGCATCAATTTCAATATCCATCAGCGGGGGCATTTGATCAGAGCGGCCCAGGAAGGGATCGTTTTCTCATTCCGGTACGGCCTGGATATCATGAAGAGCATCGGCATGGAATTCGGAGTTATAAAAGCCGGGGATTCGAACTTATTCCAGAGCCGGGTGTTCAAGGAGGCGTTCGTCAACACATGCAACGTCGACCTTGAAATCTGCAATACGGACGGCTCGCAGGGTGCAGCCCGCGGAGCCGGCATCGGCGTCAAATATTACTCCTCTGCTGACGAAGCCTTTCGAGGGTTGAAAGTTATTGAAAAACTAGGCCCAACTGGCGAATTAGCAACGGAATATGATGCGGTCTATAAAGGTTGGAGTCGGCGGCTGTCGGCGCTTCTGGAGAGGTAA
- a CDS encoding LacI family DNA-binding transcriptional regulator has protein sequence MKRITIEDVAKRTGVSKGTVSAVINAKSTVKPATRDHILAVMKELNFRPKGVARNLKNGNQDKSIGIILKDLNYPFYTSIAAGAKDYAKSKGYSVLVTSSDDDHETEKKFSHLFSAKDIKGTIIAPIVAGTAEIEHLFKLKMINYPFVLLEDVGGIQANVVAIDNLKAIKKAVKYLIDAGHTRIVHFAGPPLSSHTLERIEGFRDAFSESTLVFHKEMIVSVGSHYDESFSKTVEFFKSKKPEDYPTAIVCFNDHQALAVMSALKQLKIRVPDDISIIGNDDIYYAQIYPVPLTTIRAPQHEIGKKAAEILIRNIESPSLLPNEHVVLETEFIVRESTRVLNK, from the coding sequence ATGAAACGAATAACAATAGAAGACGTCGCCAAGAGGACGGGGGTCTCGAAGGGGACGGTTTCCGCCGTTATCAACGCAAAAAGTACCGTAAAGCCTGCAACGCGCGACCACATCCTGGCGGTCATGAAGGAACTCAACTTCCGCCCGAAAGGCGTCGCACGGAATCTCAAGAACGGCAACCAGGATAAAAGCATCGGGATCATTCTCAAGGACCTGAATTACCCGTTCTACACTTCGATCGCTGCGGGAGCGAAGGATTATGCGAAAAGCAAGGGGTACTCTGTCCTCGTGACAAGTTCGGACGACGACCACGAGACCGAGAAAAAATTCTCTCATCTTTTTTCCGCAAAGGACATCAAAGGAACGATCATCGCGCCGATCGTGGCCGGAACGGCGGAAATAGAGCATCTATTCAAGCTGAAGATGATCAATTATCCTTTTGTTCTGCTCGAGGATGTCGGCGGCATCCAGGCGAATGTGGTGGCCATCGACAACCTGAAGGCGATCAAAAAAGCGGTGAAATATCTGATCGATGCCGGACACACCCGCATCGTCCACTTCGCCGGCCCGCCGCTGTCATCCCATACGCTCGAACGGATCGAAGGATTCCGGGATGCGTTCAGCGAAAGCACGCTCGTATTCCATAAGGAGATGATCGTTTCGGTCGGTTCCCACTATGACGAGAGCTTCAGCAAGACGGTAGAATTTTTCAAGAGCAAAAAGCCGGAAGATTACCCGACGGCGATCGTCTGTTTCAACGACCACCAGGCGCTTGCCGTCATGAGCGCGTTGAAGCAGTTGAAGATCCGCGTGCCGGACGATATATCGATCATCGGAAACGACGACATCTACTACGCGCAAATCTATCCGGTTCCGCTCACCACGATCCGGGCTCCGCAGCACGAGATCGGGAAGAAAGCGGCAGAAATCCTGATCAGGAACATCGAATCTCCATCGCTCCTTCCCAACGAGCATGTCGTTCTGGAGACAGAGTTCATCGTTCGGGAGTCGACCAGGGTGCTGAACAAGTAA
- a CDS encoding glycoside hydrolase family 43 protein — translation MKVKRFAFASVLLLIMGAISVQEFSYCQSRSTFTNPIIAGFYPDPSICRVGKDFYLVNSTFAYFPGINIFHSTDLVHWSLIGYVLSRPEEFNLDGQQVSRGLFAPSIRYHNGLFYVTCTLVDIGGNFVATAKDPAGPWSKPVWLPQLDGIDPSPFFDDDGKAYIVYNSIPPEHKSLYPGHRTIRIREFDPENLKVKEDERILINGGTDINKKPVWIEGPHILKKDGIYFLIAAEGGTEDQHSEVVFKSANIYGPYVSYEKNPILTQRNLNPQRPNPITSTGHADLVQTESGDWWGVFLGCRPYGPYEGEYYNTGRETFLAPVTWENGWPVINPGHEEVQYRYSSPVVPSADLADIPRSGNFRTRDDFDSPELNRNWVFLRTPHDRWFDLSTKKGFVTLKLRPETCSGEMNPSFLGRRQEHLRCSASASLLFTPHAENEKAGLVVFQNERHFYFICKSLEKNGEAIQVYSSDSSGTSVDGMLLVASVPIAKDEGGKEVMLKIDATEGLYSCSFAFDERHWTLLKDSMDAKYLSTKVAGGFVGCMFAMYATSDKETSTNAASYDWFEYSGDDEVYK, via the coding sequence ATGAAAGTGAAAAGATTTGCGTTCGCCTCGGTGTTGCTTTTGATCATGGGGGCAATCAGCGTTCAGGAATTTTCGTATTGCCAATCCAGATCGACGTTCACGAACCCTATCATCGCGGGATTTTATCCTGATCCGAGTATCTGCCGGGTCGGGAAGGATTTTTACCTCGTCAATTCGACCTTTGCCTACTTCCCCGGGATCAATATCTTCCATAGCACAGACCTGGTCCATTGGAGCTTGATCGGTTACGTCTTGAGCCGTCCGGAAGAATTCAACCTGGACGGGCAGCAGGTATCGCGCGGTCTTTTTGCCCCGTCGATCCGGTATCACAACGGGTTGTTCTATGTGACATGTACGTTGGTCGACATCGGCGGCAACTTCGTCGCCACCGCGAAAGACCCGGCCGGTCCCTGGTCGAAACCTGTATGGCTGCCGCAGCTCGACGGGATCGATCCGTCGCCGTTCTTCGACGACGACGGCAAAGCATACATCGTCTACAACAGCATCCCCCCAGAGCACAAATCTCTTTACCCGGGACACAGAACGATCCGGATCCGAGAATTCGACCCGGAAAATCTTAAAGTAAAAGAAGACGAAAGGATCCTGATCAACGGCGGAACCGACATCAACAAAAAGCCCGTATGGATCGAAGGACCGCATATCCTGAAGAAGGACGGGATCTATTTTCTTATTGCTGCAGAAGGGGGAACTGAGGATCAGCATTCTGAAGTGGTTTTCAAGAGCGCCAATATTTACGGTCCGTATGTTTCGTATGAGAAAAATCCGATCCTTACTCAGCGCAACTTGAATCCGCAAAGACCGAACCCTATCACGTCGACCGGTCATGCGGATCTTGTTCAGACCGAGTCGGGAGATTGGTGGGGAGTGTTTCTCGGCTGCAGGCCGTATGGTCCGTACGAAGGGGAGTACTATAATACGGGAAGGGAGACATTTCTCGCGCCGGTAACATGGGAGAACGGTTGGCCGGTGATCAACCCGGGGCATGAGGAGGTGCAATACCGCTATTCTTCGCCGGTCGTCCCTTCAGCAGATCTGGCCGACATACCGAGGAGCGGGAATTTTCGGACGAGAGATGATTTCGATTCTCCGGAGCTGAACCGAAACTGGGTTTTTCTCAGAACGCCTCACGACCGATGGTTCGACCTGTCGACGAAGAAAGGATTCGTCACGCTGAAACTACGGCCGGAGACCTGTTCGGGGGAAATGAACCCGAGCTTTCTTGGAAGGCGCCAGGAACATTTGCGCTGTTCGGCAAGCGCCAGCTTGCTGTTTACTCCGCATGCGGAGAATGAAAAAGCGGGACTGGTGGTTTTTCAAAACGAACGGCATTTCTATTTTATTTGTAAATCATTGGAAAAGAACGGCGAGGCGATCCAGGTGTACAGCTCGGACAGCAGCGGCACGTCTGTTGACGGGATGCTGCTGGTTGCTTCCGTGCCAATCGCGAAGGATGAGGGCGGGAAGGAAGTGATGCTCAAGATCGATGCAACGGAGGGCCTCTATTCATGCTCTTTTGCGTTCGATGAGCGGCATTGGACCCTCCTGAAGGACAGCATGGACGCGAAGTACCTTTCCACAAAAGTTGCAGGAGGCTTTGTCGGGTGCATGTTCGCCATGTACGCGACGTCCGACAAGGAAACGAGTACGAATGCCGCCTCGTACGATTGGTTCGAATATTCCGGCGACGATGAAGTCTACAAATGA
- a CDS encoding alpha/beta hydrolase-fold protein produces the protein MKTSCVNISAILLFAVFSAASLKGASFDSSSTAPAVEIAGTQSLHITSMIVNQEFNLYVNLPRDYQDSARTFPVIYLLDGQWDFPLVQAIFGQQYYDGFVPSAIVVAVAWGGNNPNYDMLRVRDLTPTAPKELPQSGNAPNFLKFIKTELIPFIDARYRTKKDDRTLMGSSLGGLFTLYALFQETSTFQRYVLTSPAIGWDNNAIAGFEKNYTPAKTLHPVKLFMAVGGLEGNESSFEKFAADLKAKKLEGLEIETRVLEGTGHSGGKAEGYTRGLQFVFAKPSIEVSTAVLDEYVGAYRINPQVSINISREEQHLMVAGPDGVKMALWAETEQDFYRKGVFLFVHFKRDNKGKVIGMTVDQYGGSQFIEKAE, from the coding sequence ATGAAAACTTCCTGCGTCAACATCTCTGCGATCTTGCTGTTCGCCGTCTTCTCTGCCGCATCGTTGAAGGGAGCTTCCTTCGACTCATCGTCAACCGCTCCGGCCGTTGAGATCGCCGGAACGCAATCGCTCCATATCACGTCCATGATCGTCAATCAGGAATTCAACCTTTACGTGAACCTTCCGAGAGATTATCAGGACAGCGCCAGAACGTTTCCCGTTATTTATCTCCTCGACGGCCAGTGGGATTTCCCTCTTGTCCAGGCGATCTTCGGCCAACAGTATTACGATGGATTTGTCCCCTCGGCGATCGTCGTCGCCGTCGCATGGGGAGGGAACAATCCGAATTATGATATGCTGAGAGTGAGAGATCTCACCCCGACCGCGCCAAAGGAGCTCCCCCAATCCGGGAACGCGCCGAACTTCCTGAAGTTCATCAAGACGGAATTGATCCCGTTCATCGATGCCCGCTATCGGACAAAAAAAGACGACCGGACGCTGATGGGGAGCTCGCTCGGCGGATTGTTCACCCTCTACGCTCTCTTTCAGGAAACGTCGACGTTTCAACGGTACGTATTGACGAGCCCCGCTATCGGCTGGGATAACAACGCGATAGCGGGCTTTGAAAAGAATTACACTCCGGCGAAAACCCTGCATCCGGTGAAGTTGTTCATGGCGGTTGGAGGGCTGGAAGGGAACGAGAGTTCGTTCGAAAAGTTCGCGGCCGACCTGAAGGCAAAAAAATTGGAGGGACTGGAGATCGAGACCCGGGTGCTCGAAGGGACCGGACATTCCGGGGGGAAAGCCGAAGGATATACGAGAGGACTCCAATTTGTTTTCGCCAAGCCGTCGATTGAGGTTTCGACCGCTGTTCTGGATGAATACGTAGGGGCGTATCGCATCAATCCTCAGGTGAGCATCAACATTTCCCGCGAGGAACAGCATCTCATGGTCGCGGGACCGGATGGGGTAAAGATGGCGTTGTGGGCCGAGACGGAGCAGGATTTCTATCGGAAAGGGGTCTTCCTTTTTGTTCACTTCAAGAGGGACAACAAAGGAAAAGTGATCGGAATGACGGTGGACCAATATGGCGGAAGTCAATTCATCGAGAAAGCCGAGTAG